One region of Rana temporaria chromosome 9, aRanTem1.1, whole genome shotgun sequence genomic DNA includes:
- the PDCL gene encoding phosducin-like protein, which yields MTTLDDKLLGEKSQYYYSSSSDDEDSDQDRGVRQGSVRESEGSKEEGAMNTGPKGVINDWRRYKQMETEQNAEQRREMEQLIKKLSMTCKSHLDEEKDKQKELEEKLHGKMTMQEYNLLNEDEDEEFLEKYRKQRIEEMKKQLSPSQHFKVVFEVRSAEEFLDIIDKEEKSVLVIILIYEDDVPGAEAANGSIICLAAEYPEVKFCRVKSSLLGTSTKFTEKALPAFLAYRSGLLMGNFVRITDQLGDDFFAVDLEAYLKEYSLLPEKSLPCAVIRHPAVQCYDSDDSDLEID from the exons ATGACGACCCTGGACGATAAGCTGTTGGGAGAGAAGAGTCAGTACTACTACAGCAGCAGCAGCGATGACGAGGACAGCGATCAGGACCGCGGGGTGCGGCAAGGTTCGGTCAGAGAATCCGAGGGGAGCAAAGAAGAAGGAGCCATGAATACAG GTCCAAAAGGCGTCATTAATGACTGGCGGCGGTATAAGCAGATGGAGACGGAGCAGAACGCGGAGCAGCGCAGGGAAATGGAACAGCTCATTAAGAAGCTTTCAATGACGTGTAAATCTCATCTGGATGAAGAGAAGGACAAACAGAAAGAGCTGGAGGAGAAGCTGCATGGCAAG atgacGATGCAAGAGTACAACTTGCTGAACGAGGATGAAGACGAGGAGTTCCTGGAGAAGTACAGGAAGCAGAGGATCGAGGAGATGAAGAAACAGCTCAGCCCCTCCCAGCATTTCAAGGTGGTGTTTGAGGTGCGGAGCGCGGAGGAGTTCCTGGACATCATCGATAAAGAAGAGAAAAGCGTCCTGGTGATCATCCTGATTTACGAGGACGACGTCCCCGGGGCGGAGGCAGCGAACGGCAGCATTATCTGCCTGGCGGCCGAGTACCCCGAGGTCAAGTTCTGCCGAGTGAAGAGCTCCCTATTGGGCACCAGCACCAAATTCACCGAGAAAGCTCTCCCCGCCTTCCTGGCGTACAGATCCGGATTGCTGATGGGGAACTTCGTCCGGATAACGGACCAACTCGGCGACGACTTCTTCGCCGTCGACCTGGAAGCCTATTTGAAGGAGTACAGCCTGTTGCCTGAGAAGAGCCTGCCGTGCGCCGTCATCCGTCACCCCGCCGTTCAGTGCTATGACAGCGACGACAGCGACTTAGAAATAGACTGA